The Dermochelys coriacea isolate rDerCor1 chromosome 13, rDerCor1.pri.v4, whole genome shotgun sequence genome includes the window CCTGGACTCAATAATATGGGGTTATCCTAATAAAATTTCATTCAGACATGGACAGCAAATGCAATATGCTAGATTTCAGCTTTCATATCTACTCTGGCACCAGGGCAAATCCAAAGTATTGACCCCCATTCTCACTTACAACACTTCAGGGATTCCTCTGGTTTCCACTGGACTCTTGACTCTGAGGGACCCCAAAGCAAATTCTAGGCTGTGAGTAGCAGTAACAATTGGAGAGAGAACACGCCATTCAATCAGTGACATTACAGACAAGATttggcaggaggtttgggggagGCTGTGAAGCAGGTGGATGAAGGAGaacagaaaaagcagaagtggtGGGGAGAGAAGTTTGGGCAGGCTGTGTATTGTCATAATGAACGCTGGTTGAAACATTAGATTTGAGGAAAAAttggattaaaaatatatatatattcacagcAAGTGTTGGTTTCCATCAAAAACTGtcatttttttggtcagaaaaccTGAAAATACTTGGCTACaagtaaaaaaaattcagttttcaggaaatttttgtttgttttggcagcTTTTTGCcaataatttttcagtttttggcacGTTTTTGCAAATGTTTTCAGTTGTCAGTTCTGCCAAATTTTCTGGGGTTTCAGCAGGTTTTagtcaattttttgtttttgtttttcaatagaAAGTCTAAATTTTCCACAAGAAAATCAAACACTATTTTCTGACcagatgtaataataataataggaagGAAAGGAAGTTTAATTAAACCATCTTCATTGCAAACAAGATTTGGGTACAGCTGGGAACAGGAAGAAAACCAGGAGGAGAAACAGTTGGGATAGGATTGGAGAAATTTTGGGCAGCTCAGGGAAAGATCTGAAGTAGCAATAACAGGACAAAGAAACTCACATGCACGCAACCAGAATAGCATCATGGTGCTGCATTCTCCATCCTCATGAGCACTTAGGGGACTGGAGGCAGCGGGATGCGGTAGGGTGGGTTGTTTTCTTTGGTGAACTGGAGGTCCCTGCAGAACAAGACGGGCTCCTGACCTATGCCGAGGCAGTACTGCCAGATATAGAGGTTCTTTTGGGGCTCCAGGATCACCTGGATTGACTCCTGTTCTTCTCGGGCTTCGTTCCAGTCCTCCTGCTCTGTGCAGACACTTCTCCCACCATACTCGGCCCTGAGGGAGAACTGGACCTGGGTGATGAGCTTGGTGAGTTCTCCAGCCCCAATAGACATCTCAGTGGAGATGCTCCAGTTGTGCTCAATGCTGGACATCTTCTGCTTGGCATAGCCCACCTTACGGGTGACCTTGTTGGACCAGATGATGGGGGAGTCGGAGTCATTGTGCAGGGTCTTGATGCACTCCCAGCCACTGGTTGAGGTGCCCTTGGTGAGGGTCAAGCCCCCAGGGAAGAAGTTCAGCACTTTGGGGTGGATGGAGAAGAAGGAGTCCAGCTTGTCAAATCTCATGTCTGGGTACAGGAAGAACTGAGCCCCCCACTTCTCATCCATCTTGATCAGGGTTAGGAAATGATCGATCCCGAAGTAGTAGAGCCCCTTGCAGTATTCAGGGGGCAGGACAACATTATTTTCACCTTCAGCTGTCCTCAAATTAGTCACACTGCGGATTACACCCTGGTTTTGGAAAATGATGAAGAAGGTCCAGCAAAGCCTCCCGTAGTGGTCCCCACCGCGGCACCTGGGATGCAGCTCAAAGACCTGAGCTCCCTTATCTGTACTTAGGTCCTGCACCACCCGGTAGGAACTGCCTTTGATGATGTAGATATTGGGGTCCTGCCTGCTGCCCACATAGTGATCCCCACCCAGGCACGCAGGGTGTAGGCCCTGGATCTTGATGTTGTGCCCCTTCTCAAGGAACTCAGTCGTCTGCAGGTAGCATCCCAGGTCAGAACGGACGACACAGTCTCCATTGATGTTGCGAAAGATGTCTGTGCCCAGGGAGTCCTTCCGAGGGACCAATGATCCAGTGACTGGCctggagccctggggtggggacaaagtggagggaagggaggggagcagtTGGCAAAAGGATCAAGGCAGCTTAAGAAGACCATGTGCACATGGGGTTGGACTGGGAGACGTCAGGAGACTTCTCTGTTTCTATCAAGGGAAAAACTTTTCAGTGACACCAGGAGTGAATCCCTCAGGGCAACAATGACCCCTCTTCTCTCACCCCAGTGGAGCTATGGCAGATATACACCAGCTGGAGTATGGCCCATTGACACCTGTGACACTGTGGCCCATTAAAGCCAACTGGAGATCTGGCCCAGTGACACCAATGGAACTATTGccaatatacaccagctgaggtctgGCCCACTGCTTCCAGTGGAGCTGTGGCCCTTTGACCTTAGCTCATCTGATCTTTTGTGAATGTTTGATGCTTGAAGACCTCCCCTCCCCTGTTCCAAGAGCAACCAGGCACCTGGGACAGGAATTGGGTAGCCCTGGGAGGTATCTGCAGTGAAGTCTGCTAGATGTGCCCTGGGCCTGCAACACTATCTTTGGGGGGTGGCGGAGGATTTTCTTGAgagaagaaggggaggggaaagcccAGGATCCTTCCTTGGGAGAATCCAGCCTCACCTGGGTTCCCACTTACCACCATTGATCTATCTGACTGGGCCATGTCTCCTGTCTCATCCAGTAAGTACGAAGGGCTGCCCTGCGTGGAGATAAAGAGGTGAGGAAACAAGAACAAGATCGTGACATATAACTCTGTGCCCAGCCAGGAGTCCATGAACAGAGctcaaaagaaaacagtacaCCAAAGTTCCCTCAATCtcaacccacagctccctgctatcccagtccttggctcccctctccccgccagctctgccagtgcccctcagttccaacctgcagccccctgctagcccagaaTTGGGCTCAGTGTTCTCCCGGGAATTGAAATTAGAGGGGCGGTTTGAATTTACAGTGGGCTGAGGGCCCAGAGATCAGATCATGGAGGTGAAGATGGGCTGTATGGCATCacagtaaaagcaaaaaaaaaaatctttttttttaaagtgttcttttaatttaaatttacttttgaaaaattaattttaatataatattttttaaagtacagaaaCTCCTTAAGACAGTGATAGTGTGAGATAacaaccttggcaaataatgTTTTCTAAATATCTTGTCCTTCTAGGAAACATATATTTATACGTTTCCTAGTCACAAATCaagcattctggagcaaagtcactaaaacataATAATCTAGCTGTCGAAAGAATGAGAAATTATATTAATTCCTTCTATATATGCATAAACTTTCACAAAATTTCAATCAAAAAAGGAGTTAAGCTTCCCGTGATTGCCCGGTTACTACAAGCAAGTTCCTTAAATTTTCATTGGCAAGGCGATTTGGCGCTAACTCTTGTCACCACATTTTAACCATCAAAAAACACCAATAAACACCAGCATTTGAATGTATgatgatttttatatatttttatacatataatatatatacatttatagATATATGGttaaatttcaattcaaatttccaaccaacagctgaatggattttttttccaattagaaCAATTAGTTGGAAAAGGATTAAACTGGCAACTCTGCATGTAACTAGCTGACCACTAGGGGAGGAGGAGCTCCCCCCTCTTCCCACATCTCTGCCGGTACCCCCAATCCCAAACTGCAGCCTCTGCTTTCCCAACCCTGGGCTGGCTGGTCATGAGGAAGATACTCACTGGTAGGAGTTGCGTTTGCAGTcactgtccctgtccctgtctgGGAGTCTCCCTCTAGGGTGGATGGAGCTGGGGATTTCTGTTGAGGATCCTCCGCAACGTGAGACGCTCTCAAAGGGACCAGGTTATatgaggcagagctgggcattcctgcccccttcccctgacCTTCCTCTCTTGGTGTCACCAACACGTCCTGTTCTTCCCTGGGTTCCTGGATtgcaattccccctccccatagCCTGCAGGGAGCAGACACCCAGACAgtttctctggggcagggacacagTGTTTCATGAGCGACCAGCACCCAGGCAGTCCTGGGCCAGAGAGGGACCCAGACAACATTACCACCTCCCCCGGCTGTGGCTGAGTCCTGACCTCACCCTGGGATGGGAGATTTGGGGTCTTGCTatcaaaccccctgccccatgtgtccttttccttccccacttcatTTCTTCTctagtctaagggtatgtctgcactgcatcaTGTGCAAGGTTCATGTACCCTGCCTGCCAGACCATGCTTTCCAAACTTGCCTACAAGCATCCACTCTGCACTGGTACACATGCTTCATACCCACCCTATATCTGGACCAGTGTGTTCATGCTGGTGATGTGCTCACACATCTCTGATGCTGTGGCTTCTGGGGCATATCCGAGGGGCCCCCTTGCTAGCTGTAACCGCCCCAGGGCTTGGGTCATGGTGCATTGTAGGACATCTTCTCTGTCCATCCTGCAGCACTTGGTCGGTAGTGCCCTTACACTGCCAACTCATCCACTAAGCCCTTTTGGGCCTGCAGGCTCCCTGCTCCCTGGATCCAGCACCAGATCCATGcttgtggcttcactgctatagCAGAAATCAGGCAGCAAAGCTTCGGGATGCTGGTCGACATTTCTGCTGCAGTTTCCAAGGCAGccgtatcatagaatcatagaatcatagaatatcagggttggaagggaccccagaaggtcatctagtccaaccccctgctcaaagcaggaccaagtcccagttaaatcatcccagccagggctttgtcaagcctgaccttaaaaacctctaaggaaggagattctaccacctccctaggtaacgcattccagtgtttcaccaccctcttagtgaaaaagtttttcctaatatccaatctaaacttcccccattgcaacttgagaccattactcctcgttctgtcatctgctaccattgagaacagtctagagccatcctctttgaaaccccctttcaggtagttgaaagcagctatcaaatcccccctcattcttctcttctgcagactaaacaatcccagctccctcagcctctcctcgtaagtcatgtgctctagacccctaatcatttttgttgcccttcgctgtactctttccaatttatccacatccttcttgtagtgtggggcccaaaactggacacagtactccagatgaggcctcaccagtgtcgaatagaggggaacgatcacgtccctcgatctgctcgctatgcccctactatacatcccaaatgccattgCCTCTTGgcaaacaagggcacactgtgcTGACTCATATCCCAGcgttctcgtccactgtcacccctaggtccctTTCCGCACCGAACTGCTGCCGAAGGGCCATTCGGCGTTCCTCCTAGTCTGTATCGGGCATTGGATTCTTTCCATCCTGACGTGCAGGACCCCTGCACATTATCCCTTATTGAACACtcttagatttcttttggcccaatcttccaatttggtCTAGGTCCTTctttatcctatccctcccctccagcggaATCTACCACTCCCTCCATTTTAGTattcatccgcaaatttgctgagagtgcactCCCCAACATCCTcccgatcatttatgaagatattgaacaaaatcggggccccaggaccgacccctggggcactccacttcaacaccggctgccaactagacatggagccattgatcactacccgttgagcccgacaatctagccagctttctacccaccttatagtgcattcatccagcccatacttccttaacttgctgacaagaatgctgtgggagaccgtgtcaaaagctttgctaaagtcaagaaacaatacatccactgctttcccttcatccacagaaccagtaatctcatcataaaaggcgattagattagtcaggcatgaccttcccttggtgaatccatgctgactgttcctgatcactttcctctcctctaagtgcttcaggattgattctttgaggacctgctccatgatttttccagggactgaggtaggctgaccggcctgtagttcccaggatcctccttcttcccttttttaaagatgggcactacattagcctttttccagtcatccgggacttcccccgttcgccacgagttttcaaagataatggccaagggctctgcaatcacagccgccaattccctcagcactctcggatgcaattcgtccggccccatggacttgtgcacgtccagcttttctaaatagtccctaaccacctctatctctacagagggctggccatctcttccccattttgtgatgcccagcacagcagtctgggagctgaccttgttagtgaaaacagaggcaaaaaaagcattgagtacattagctttttccacatcctctgtcactagcttgcctccctcattcagtaaggggcccacactttccttggctttcttcttgttgccaacatacctgaagaaacccttcttgttactcttgacatctcttgctagctgcagctccaggtgcgatttggccctcctgatatctttcctacatgcccgagcaatatttttatactcttccctggtcatatgtccaaccttccacttcttgtaagcttcttttttatgtttaagatccgctaagatttcaccattaagccaagctggtcgcctgccatatttactattctttcgactcatcgggatggtttgtccctgtaacctcaacagggattccttgaaatacagccagctctcctggactcccttccctttcatgttagtcccccaggggatcctggccatctgttccctgagggagtcaaagtctgctttcctgaagtccagggtccgtatcctgctgcttacctttcttccctgcgtcaggatcctgaactcaaccaactcatggtcactgcctcccagattcccatccacttttgcttcccccactaattctacccggtttgtgagcagcaggtcaagaaaagcgctccccctagttggctcccctagcacttgcaccaggaaattgtcccctacgctttccaaaaacttcctggattgtctatgcaccgctgtattgctctcccagcagatatcaggaaaattaaagtcacccatgagaatcagggcatgcgatctagtagcttccgtgagttgccggaagaaagcctcatccacctcatccccctggtccggtggtctatagcagactcccaccatgacatcactcttgttgcacacacttctaaacttaatccagagacactcaggtttttccacagtttcgtaccggagctctgagcagtcatactgctcccttacatacagtgctactcccccaccttttctgccctgcctgtccttcctgaacagtttataaccatccatgactgtactccagtcatgtgagttatcccaccaagtctctgttattccaatcacgtcataattccttgacatcaccaggacctccagttctccctgcttgtttccaaggctttgtgcatttgtatataagcacttgagataacctgttgatcgcccctcattcccagtatgaggcaggagccctcccctcacagacattcctgcctgtgcttcctcccggtatcccgctttcccacttacctcagggctttggtctccttcccccggtgaacctagtttaaagcccttctcactaggttagccagcctgctggcaaagatgttcttccctctcttcgtaagatggagcccgtctctgcccagcactcctccttcatggaacaccatcccatggtcaaagaatccaaagccttctctccgacaccacctgcgtagccattcgttgacctccacgattcgacggtccctacccaggccttttccttccacggggaggatggacgagaacaccacttgcgcctccaactcctttatccttcttcccagagccacgtagtccgcagtgatccgctcaaggtcattcttggcagtatcattggtgcccacgtggagaagcaggaaggggtagcgatccgagggcttgatgagtctcggcagtctctccgtcacatcacgaatcttagcccctggcaagcagcagacttctcggttttcccggtcagggcggcagatagatgactcagtcccccggaggagagagtccccgaccaccaccacccgccttctcctcttgggagtggtggtcgtggaacccccaacctcaggacatcgcatctcatgcctcccaaccagcggagtctccttctgctttctccccccagacatatcatctggtccactctccgcattggtacctgtggagagaacatgaaagcggttagttacctgtgtctgtgttactggaacccggacattccgcttacctcttctggaggtcacatgttgccaagcttcttcactggcctcttggctcctctgtgcaacctgctctatatctttagagctttgtgcccctagaagctatcctgagtttggtccagaaaatcctcagtctctcgtatacaacgcagggtcgttacctgttgctccagaccttcaatcttctcttccaatatggagaccagcttgcactttgtacagacaaagtcgcttctgtcctgtggaagaaagacaaacatggcacatccagtgcaggtcacaacagctgaaccccccccttccatatcacctacctactatgagcttcctcagagacgttggcaagatgtaagcctcactgggctcactccaggcgaactcccaggcaaactcctgctgtgagctgctctgctgtccccgctgctccgctgctccgctgccgctcagctggttcgcgaggctctggctatttttaaacagccaggcttccctgacgcaaacacacagacaccctaatgcccgccccctgcagtgACGCGGTTGACGTAGCTGCTGCCTGCTGCCATCTAAGAACAGTTGACACCAGCTGCTGGTTTCATTTTCTTCCATGTAGGAATCCAGCTTTGACTCCACGTGGTGTCAGGGGGGTCATGGATCCAGCTACACCTATAGCTCTGGGTCTTGTTGGGCTACTGCCTCCCAAGCTCATCCCCAGATAGTTCCTCCAGATATGGGCCCAGGATGCCCCTAGATACTCCATCCGTGTTGGCTAAcctggtgctggcagcagcaccAGGGTCTGCCAAGGGATCTGCTCTGGTGACTGCATGATCAGTTCTGGTGGTGTCCCTGTCTCCACTGCCTCTGCCTCTGGGTGCCCAAGTCCATCCTGGCTCAGCAGAAAGTCATGAATTACTCTGGTCTGGACGTGGTTCCCAGCAGCAGTGGAATTGCTGGTGCAAGGGTCAGGTAGCCGGGGTGCTCCCAGACGCACCATTCCCATCCTCCCCTTTGCAGCAGGTGGTCTTGAGATGCTTgagctgctcccagccctgagaACCGTACAGTGGATCCAGGCTCCTTGCTGAGCTTTCACAAACATGCTGGTTTTTTGTGTCTTGCTGAAGTCCTGGACCTTGctgacctcccctcccctcccctccccctcccccctgccccacatgtTGACCAAAACCCTGGAGTGTCTGGCCAGGGGACAGCCAATGGGTGAGGGGCACTGGCTCAGTTTCCCAACAGGCTGGGCCAAGGTATGTTTGAAGTTGAAGGGTTAAACATCATCAGTTGTATTTGAACCAGGAGGTGAGTGGGAAGACAGGAGACAGAAGCCCAGGATGCACAGGCCCAGGGGATTGTGGGATAGCATTGGTGGACCATACAAACATGAGCCTGGCAAGAAAGGTTCATTCATGTCCTTGCTGCCAGGGGGCCGGGCACAGTCACATGGGCTCAGACCCACATCTCTGAGCAAGGAAGCCCTCCTGTGTTCAAAGGGGGGACAGGCACGTGTCAGAGGGCTTTGTGGGTGGACACATTGGGCCTGGGCCATTCTGCAGCATAGACACACTCTGTGTGAGCTTGGACAAGCTACCTCTCATCTCAACCTCCATTGCATCCTCTTCTGAGTGGAGTTAAAATAACACTGCCCTTGTGGATGTAGAGTCTGGTCTTCAGCCAGGGGAaagactccaattgatttcagggGATTTGAGGGGGGCCCTGAGCTTGTCAAGGCAGGCATGGTGGGCTGCAGCAAAGGGAATTAGGCTGGGATCCCGCCTTCACTGTTGCACCCACAAGGAAATGCTCTTGTCCAGGGATCCCTTGCTCTTCAGGGATCACGCCACAGGGTTTGCATAAACACACCTTGCTCCTATTATGCTCTGAGACTGTGCCTCTGGGTTTGCCCAGGGAAACTTCCTGCTCTGAGTCCTTTAGAAAAGGATGAGCTGAGCAGAGAAAGAAACACCCAACAGGGTAGCAGAGCAAACCTGGAAGACTAGTCCATGCTCAGTTCTTCAGGCTGGTTGGAGGGGAACAGGTCATTCCAGAGGTGCCAAGAGAAGCCCCTCAGCCCTGTCTCTTGTCTACCATACAGGGCTGCTGGATCCACCGCTCATTGCTTAGCTTATAAACCAGGGCTCAGGACTTTGCTTCCCACTGGGCCCAGGGCTTCAGCTCTCAAAGGTTTTGCATCTCCATGCTAACATACTGGTGGGTGGGACTCGAGGATAAAACCCTCTCATCTGTAGCAGGCTGTTAGCATTCTGGCCTGATTGACAAGCCAAGCATCTGATCAGGGACACCTCCCAGGCACCCTGACTGTGAAAGGTGTGTCACTATACACACAGACATATCATAAATGGAAACAACCGTTCCCAAAGTCAGACATAAAGGTGCACAAATGGAGCTGTTTGGAGAGCAGGGGATGAGCCCAAGCCTGGGATAGCAGGGGATTGCAGACTGGGATTTTGGGgtatcagcagagctgtgtatgGAGGAGCCCAGTGCTAGGAAGCAGAGAGCTCTGGCTTGGATTTGATGGGCACCAGAAGAGCCATTTAAAATCCACACCTTTGTCAGCAAACCCGTCTCTTCTCAACTCCCCACTTCACGTGGTGAATTATTTCCTTTTACTCCTAATACTTTGGAACTTCTTGGAACTGACTTTATTTGCTGGGTCCAAAGTCCCAGAtcttcctggctccctgcccagctgggctccagATAACAGGTAACGAAGAGGAAGGAAGCTCAGAGGATTTCATCTCAGAAGACATTTCACTGAATAGAATCAGAAATGTGGGGCTGTATTGctcctcgagagatcatctagtccagcctccagTACTAAGGCAGGTCCAAGTAAaccttgaccatccctgacaggtgtttgaccAACCCAGTTTTAAAATCCTCCAACAGTGGGGATTGCACGGGCTCTCTGGGtcacctgttccagagcttagtTTCCCTAagagttagaaagatttttctactatctaaccaaaatctcccttgctacagaggaagtccattccttcttgtcctatcttccgTGGACATGGAGAACCATTGATCCCTGAGCTCTGTAGAACAGCCCTTCATGTATCTGAGGACTGTTCTCAGGTCCCCgctgtcttcttttctgaagacaaaCCTGTCcagttttttttcacctttcctcataggtcaggttttctaaacctttgatcactttttttgctttcctttggACTCCCTCCAATATCTTTGTGTTTTGTCtaaaaaccagtgtgtggaaatcataactggggggcaaaaagctgttgcatatcttcctccacattgagggtagggggcgaatttcatgagctttcTCTGTGCAacgcaagatggtataattttgggtctACACTCCAGAGGAGAGTGTGTTCCTTGGCaactgggaggtgccttagctgacccttcccatgcagagctggtcTTAGCATCTGTGTGAGACTGCACCTGTATGTGGGCTAGAGGAggcttgagagcctgtcacagcagtacagtgagAAAGGgatcccaggctggtgggtcaggcgggctcagtggtaccccagatCCAAGTGGCACCCCGGGgcggaggtgggggaaggaaccATCACAAACACCTCTTCCTCCCATGCGTCATCCAGTCCTCCTGCTCCATGTAGACGCTTTTCCTGACAAACTCAGCCTGGAGGGAGAACTGCAACTGGGTGATGAGCTTGGTGAACTCTCTGGCCctgagggacagctcagtggagATACTCCAGTTGTGCTTGATGCTGCACATCTGCTGCTAGGCACCTTGTGGGTGATCTTGTCAGGGGCAGCCCGTCCATATTGGTGAACTAGGCGGTCACCTAGGGTGCCAAGTTAAATGGGGTGCCaaattcaaggaaaaaaaatcaaatgaaaaaaaaagaaaaggatgaaaaaatacaaataaaataacaaagatgtcattatttcaattgCCTTGCACATATGGAaggaatatgaattataattcatttctctacatttctgagaagttattaatatgtcaaatcttttatttactgcaaaaataaataatattttagcaattttttttccagtttgcgacatagggtcaagatgacccactctgcaattttgataagcaataactcagccaTAATGAAACACATCCACCAGTGGCAAGAGCTGCAATGCTAGTGACACCTAACTCGAATATACATCAAGGTCGCACAGCTGGAAATTCATGTAGAGTGGAGATATCGCGAGTTGATACATGTCAAATGGTCATTTTAATACACGTGGcaggtagatgg containing:
- the LOC119842335 gene encoding uncharacterized protein LOC119842335 isoform X2, yielding MAQSDRSMVGSRPVTGSLVPRKDSLGTDIFRNINGDCVVRSDLGCYLQTTEFLEKGHNIKIQGLHPACLGGDHYVGSRQDPNIYIIKGSSYRVVQDLSTDKGAQVFELHPRCRGGDHYGRLCWTFFIIFQNQGVIRSVTNLRTAEGENNVVLPPEYCKGLYYFGIDHFLTLIKMDEKWGAQFFLYPDMRFDKLDSFFSIHPKVLNFFPGGLTLTKGTSTSGWECIKTLHNDSDSPIIWSNKVTRKVGYAKQKMSSIEHNWSISTEMSIGAGELTKLITQVQFSLRAEYGGRSVCTEQEDWNEAREEQESIQVILEPQKNLYIWQYCLGIGQEPVLFCRDLQFTKENNPPYRIPLPPVP
- the LOC119842335 gene encoding uncharacterized protein LOC119842335 isoform X1, with the protein product MDSWLGTELYVTILFLFPHLFISTQGSPSYLLDETGDMAQSDRSMVGSRPVTGSLVPRKDSLGTDIFRNINGDCVVRSDLGCYLQTTEFLEKGHNIKIQGLHPACLGGDHYVGSRQDPNIYIIKGSSYRVVQDLSTDKGAQVFELHPRCRGGDHYGRLCWTFFIIFQNQGVIRSVTNLRTAEGENNVVLPPEYCKGLYYFGIDHFLTLIKMDEKWGAQFFLYPDMRFDKLDSFFSIHPKVLNFFPGGLTLTKGTSTSGWECIKTLHNDSDSPIIWSNKVTRKVGYAKQKMSSIEHNWSISTEMSIGAGELTKLITQVQFSLRAEYGGRSVCTEQEDWNEAREEQESIQVILEPQKNLYIWQYCLGIGQEPVLFCRDLQFTKENNPPYRIPLPPVP